ACTTTCGCGAATTGACGCGTCGTCGAgcgcgtctggcgcccaacaattcCTCGCGATAGCGTGTGGCCGAGATTCGAGCGCGACAAACACGGCATCGGGGGTATCGGTTACCCTGTCGGTCTTATGGCTTTTGCCCGCGGTTTTTCCGGTCAGGAAAAGTcgtgacaatatatatatatatatatatatatatatatatatatatttatttatttatatttatattcatatttatatttatgttctGAGCATTTATTGAAGACATTGTTTACGGCGCACGCATACTTTGAGGACATTTCGATACTTTGGGGACTGGTCTCAAAGTTTTCTGAGATTGAATACTTTGGGGACTTATATGATCTTATATCCTTCATATATTTTGGGGCAAAAAGTTTATATGATTCTGACTGTACTGGTGCCACCTAGAGTATGTCCTCAAATTATACGTTGATTAtcttctatttatataatgaaagTATCCCCAAACTATACACTGATTACCTCtcatttatataatgaaaacGTTCCAAAACTATATGTTGAgtacatttcaaatataatggATTTGTACTAGAACTATTCAAAAACTCATATCTTCAAACAATACATTggcatttttttacttatgtaatagatttattaaatgtgatttatttttaaaaaagtgacacctctctctctctctctctctctctccctgtctctctctctctcgcactcTCAGTCTAACTAATTACAAAAGCAAtgaaaaactataatatattttaactccTTCCATATACATAACTACTGTTTCAGTCTCTATGAAAATTTCTATGCAtgagtttttattatacagaatgagaaaaattgcATGTAAACAATTCtctttatatagtttatttttcaacaaaaaaaatcacaatttaaCTAAACATTAGTTAAACGTGaatgatataatatacataccaGATGTAGAAATAAGCGAAAAGAGAATAAGAAGAGCGACAgcgaaatagagagagagagagagagagagagagagagggagagggagagggagagggagagggagaggagcaGGAGAggtgagagggagagggaagagggagagggagaggagaggggagggaagagggagagggagagggagagggagagggaggggagagggagagggagaggagaggagggagagggagaggagagggagagggagcgGGCAGAGCGGcagggagagggggagagagaggagaggggagggaggggggcgTGAGGGCAGCGGGAATCGGATGAGCGAGCGTGAGAGAGCGCTCTGGAGTGGtaggggaggagagagagtgcgcgagtagagagagagagagagagagagagagagagggggggggagagaatgGGTGAACACAAAAGTGATCACTAGAGTGATtattcaaaagaaatttttcattaattatggacaattgaaaacaaataaaaacagataCGATTCTCGTAACGcagtacaattattaaattgaacaaaaaaGTCTTCTAAACGTCGCGGAAAATTGGGTGTAAACATTCCCATTCGTAAACAAGTCGCCGCGTGTCTACCGATAGCAGTCGCTTGCCTCGCTTGGCGGTAATATTGTCTTGCCGCGCGTCTGTTTTTGGCAGTAGGCTGAGCAAATTCggttatttctcaaaattaatactttattaaatattgccCCACATATAAATTGGCATtcagtggatgtccaatggacgtccattaaacctccatagatccatgggacgtctatgtccatggtggaagtcagatggacgtccattagaggtctagtaaacttccttagctcCTTGGAGGTTTATCTCtatggcggaagttagatagacgtccattagggatccagtaaacttccatggctccattgaaagtttacctccatggcggaagttagatagacatccattagggatctattaaacatccatagctccattggacGTTTtcttccatggtggaagttagatggacgtctattaaggatccactaaacttccatagctctatggaacattatttccatgatggaagttagacagacgtccattaaggatccattaaacttctatagctctatggaacatttacttccatgatggaagttagatagacgtctattaggtatccattaaacttccatagctgtatggaacatttattttcatggtagaagttacccagacaacacgcttgtcagaatgaaaactttaagagaacttttttaagaaaacatttaaatatcgtGGAAATAATgtccaaatggtaacatttatcagagacgtctactaaaagaggtctttgagatatcttatggaagagtttcacttaagtttcttgaaaatgttatccttatgatatcacaactaaatgatatcagcttaatgtctcataaaagatatcacaatgctgtccgatctttgagccgtccatgcgcgttgtagttgactcagaaatcagacaacactgataacatcctgaatgagagatatttaaaaaaattatcataaagataatgtttccaaaaataacggtttgtctacaattactgcgcacaaaaaaatgcacaaaatctaaatttatcatgtactgaacaaaaacagaataataaatgtactattcaatttttcttagaatatatgatctatgtAGTtaaaaccatctaattaaccatttaaacgcttcaaagtattaatgctaaatagatcgcaatttccatcaaattattaaggttatggaaaaaaattaatttaataatgaaattaataagtaaataaattaatgctatttgtttttaatatgttttgcaaaatttaattgcttttataaaaaataatataatggcgtcagtttataacatataggtatatgtagacaataacaagtacccatatcgatgagtcaaattgccATAGCAGAtggagtacaaggtttgtaatcctaaggtcccgggttcaaaacctaccagaggcaagtaagaaaaaaataaaataatataatttaaatttaattaattaataaaaatttgtcctaaatttagtatgtactgttgataaaaataatttaaaagaaataaaatttttattttaaatttttattttgtcaatcatctatcgaggctccataaagcctctattaatgatccatGAAACATCCGTTAGTCATCCGTCaaggctccgtgaagcctctattaatgatccatACAACGTttaatagacctctttgacgacctctaatggaggtctaatagacgtccgcaatgcggaactgtggatttctaatggctctatattggacgtcaatggacgtccactggaagtttaaacttccatggcagacgtccattagacgtctactggaggttttatttctatgtgggtgcataaaatgttaaaacatttatttaatgcacTAAATTAgtgcattaaataaaaagtattttaacatttcgtaatttgtgcgatatttaacgaaatattaattttgggAAATAACCGAATTTGCTCAGCCTACTGCCAAAAACAGACGCGCGGCAAGACAATATTATTGCCAAGCGAGGCGAGCGACTGCTATCGGTAAACACGCGGCGACTTGTTTACGAATGGCAATGTTTACACCCAAATTTCCGCGACGTTTAGAAGACTTTCttgttcaatttaataatttgtactgTATTACGAGAATTGTCTCTGTTTTTATCTGTCTTCATTCATccataattaatgaaaaattttgaatatccACTCACTCTCAGTTTTGTGTTCACCCATTCTctatctcccccccccctctctctctctctatctatttCGCTGTTGCTCTTCTTGTTCTCTTTTCGCTTATTCCTATATCTggtatgtatgttatattattaacgtTCAACTAATGTTcagttaaattttgttttttttgttgaaaaataaactaaagaaTATTGCTTAGATGTGATTTTTCTCATTCTGTACAATAAAAACTTATGCATAGAAATTTTCATAGAGGCTGAAACAGTAGTTATGTACATGGaacgatttaaaatatacatatataagtttttcATTACTTTTGCGATTAATTAGACtgattaataattcattaatagTTAATATAGATCTGTCCTGTTTTGGTGCAGACAGGTAATTATTCATCTATACGGAGCCACCCCCGATTTCAATGTCCTTCACATATGTTATCAGGGACATGATCCTGAGTAACTTTTCCTTATAACTTAAGCATCGGTCATTGTTCGTTAaagagttattaacaaaagaagtttgaaaaatatctatgTAGAATGAaacaatacacacacacacgggtgGGAGGGAGgtagggagggagggggggagggggaggggggagatggggggagggagagagagagatagagaatgGGTGAACACAAAACTGAGAGTGAGTAGAcattcaaaagaaatttttcattaattatggTCAAATAAAGACAGATGAAAACAGGGACACGATTCTCGTAATGCAGTacagattattaaattgaacaaaaaGTCTTCTAAACGTCGCGGAAAAATGGGTGTAAACATTATCGTTCATAAGCAACTTGCTGCGTGCTTAGTGATAGCAACCTCACGCCTTGCGACAATATTGTCTTGCCGCGCGTTTCTATTTGGCGGTAGGTTGAGCATTCGATTATATGTcgacattaatattttgttaaatattgcaaaaattacaaaatgttaaaacacttttttgtttaatgcATTCAACTTGCTCATGAGCGTCGAATACATCTTCACATCCCATACTGCACAACATCTTCTGCCAGATATCTTTCcgaaagctttctgaaagatgtaTGCTGTGTGggatataatcatataaaaaagtgTCAACGAATTTaacaatgtattaaaaaaaaaataactacatAATTCCTTGAACTATATAAAACGTGCTTAAAGTGTATCTGAATGAGACGAGACATGAGATATGTCTTAAAAATGATTtgatagaatatttaatttgaaaacattttcatCACATTATAAGATATCTATCGTACTATATAACTTAAAGACAATCTCCAATTAATGCCTTCGGACAAAAAACTTTGTCCGAAACTTTACAAGTTTAAAATTGCCACTtctatttgtttattgttttataaacaaaatttccaattttatgTTGTATGTGAAATGGTATAacacaaattgtttataaactaAAGaactttatattaacaatactaaagcaaaatgtataataattacgtCCCCAAAATATGTGTTGTATATCAATGTTTATCATGTGTATTGTATTGTTTcagttataatttcttttgttgaACGTATACATACCCACATAACATCAGACCttctatttatatacattttttttccataatgtgaaaaaatatcttgtatgttaaatgtatatacatctcatatacatgattcgaatatacattatgataTGTAACATGTATATCCATTTATATGcttgaaatgtatatacagcgtacaatgttaaatgtacaCACACCTCATATatatgattcgaatatacattacggtacataatgtgtatatccattacttaaatttatacacatacatacatacatacatacatatgtatgtaaatattatcacaatgctattcttttctctctctctctctctctctctctctctctctctctctctctctctctctctttctctccctttctttcaATTTGAGAATAACACTCTTTTcaacatacattaattataatttatttatatgtgtatatatgtgacttactttattttattcttcttacttttttttcttaattttttctaactattaaaattttttttttctctctccttaccgactctttcttttttttatctgttctTCTTCTATTCTCCTTTACCTTCAAATACagtgtttcttcctctctttcttttaatatataactaaaaataaaacatggcACAAAGTATATTGACTTATCTCAAAATAAtcatttccattaaaaaaaataaaaattttatataatatacttatctgATTGTATAACGGATAGTACGTTATACTATAATCTTCCGCAATGTAATATGCGTAcagaaactaaataaaaagcCATTAACCTCGCGCACGTCACATCATTAATCCTAAACTGTCACATTATCGCCGTGAAACTCGCCGCGGATTCGTCTGCTAACGTCAAAGTATATTCGACTCATAGACGTAGGATATCTAGACCTCGCGTTTGGCTAAAAAGCTGTACAAACTTTAGAAGAAGACAGCATGCTTTCATGGTGTATCTTTCTCTGTCTATCGATACTTAGGGTAGGGGGCAAAAATTTACTATGGTAACAGCTTTTGGTCACGCTTGTCACATAGTCACGCTTGATTTGACAgatatattcttatatctgtcagaaattataactgataaaaagaatttatctatatattattttttacaattaaaaaattttaattaaaaaacaaaatggtgaaCATTTGTTGCGTGTGCAAAGCGGAACACTCGCCAgagtcaaatattattttacattggtacaaaattataaataaagtgtttaggttaaatttatgtctttgatttttattcaatattaacgTTTTTAGTTTGCCAAAAGATCCAAATATAAGACAACAGtggttaaaaatattgaaaaaagatgatattaaatatctttatgtatgtaataaacatttcaaatCTGAAGATTATCGGAAATTATGTGACagatcaattttaaaaaaaggtgcAATTCCGCAATTACatcttgaaatattaaacacaTCTATACAATCCTCTGAAAATAATCTGATGTAAGTATTCagtttaaacattataataaaatataaatcaatatatattaattaatatatatcaattttcttttttaatgttattgatTTCTTGTTTAGAAATTTTGAAGATCCTATAGCTGAAGTAGATTgttacacaataaaaattattaatgataatcaAAATGTCGCAAGTGTATCAATAGTAGAAACTGCAACCACCAAATGTCTTTTAGGAACAACAGATAAATGGAATGTTTGAAAAGGTAATATAttagcttttttaataatatctcttttaatttaattataatattattgtaatattctttTGCAGGAAAAATGATTCTAATGATTtccaaaaaagtaaaaaaagcaaaaaaagctGTTATATAAAGGTTTTCGGTACTTTTAGAGTAGAAGATTTTAAGAACACAATCGTATGGAATCGATTTTTAATAGCAttcaataaaatgaaaaaagataaactaTTACTGCAACGCAAGAACAAACGCTTGCTTACAAAAATTCAAACGTTTCAAGATATAATTCAAGActtaaaggaaaaagaattattgacGGAGTCAGttacaaatatattgaatGTAAGTTTAAAAACTGACTAGTTTAAATGCTGTAGAATTGTACTGTTcacttttgataaaataatttagccGGTATTTAATGTAGTGTCcataattgtatatacatttaaaatattcttaaatcatCGTAATCatctaacatatatttatgtggtttataacattttaaaataatacttaaaatgattttatatacaataatacaattattatatacaaaataattatgtaacttttttacactttatgaaatcaatatatatatactatatcaatatatatacataaaaaattataaaaatgtaaatgtattttttatttatttccccAGAAAATGTGTTCGCCAGTAATccaagaatttattaataaacttttactcAAAAAGCAAAAGTCATTTCCTATAGAATTGAAAAAGTTTGCTtgtactttacatttttattctccTGCGGCATATGAATATGTAAGGAaaacatttatgaatattttacctCATCAAAGCACAATAAGAAAATGGTTAAGTTCTGTTAATAATGAGCCAGGAATTTCAATTTCTGCGTTGGAGTATGTGTCACAACTATGTCAAAAAGCTCAAGCtgctgataaaaaattatatttctcgcTAACTTGTGATGAAATGGCAATTAAGAAACATATAGAATTTGATGGAAAACAGTGGCACGGATTTGTTGATGTTGGAAACAATTCTAATGACTGTAAAAATAGTACTGAAGcaacaaatgttttttgtttttatgctAGTAGGCATCaatatgtatttcaaaatCGTTATTGCTTATTATCTTATTCACACATTAACAGGCAAAGAAAAAAGTCATATATTAAGTGATATATTACATGTTGCacataatcataaaattttaatttataatataacttttgatGGTGCTTCTACAAATATTTCGATGGTTCAAGAGCTGGGAGCCAAAATCTCAACtctagataatttaaaaacttacttTGAACATCCTGTTACCCAAGAACCTATCACTGTAATGCTAGATGCTTGCCACATGGTTAAGTTAGTGAGGAATATGTTAGCTGCAAAAGGATGCTTTACAGATATTAACggaaaaatgattaattggaattatttaactttgctTGTACAAAAACAAGAAGAGGAAATACTTCATCTGGCAACCAAAATTAGACGTAgacatattgattttaaaaatgagaagATGAAAGTAAAACTCGCTGTTCAGATCTTTAGTTCTAGCGTTGCTATCGCTCTAAAATATTGTGAAGAAGATTTAAAGCTTCCACAATTCCAAGGTGCAACAGCGACGGCAGAATTTCGTCAAACAATAAATgacatttttgatttattaaattcaagaaacattttaacaaaaaaaattacacaacgAGCAATTTGTGTGGAAAATTTTGAGAATGTAAAgataaatgtagaaaaatttattaaatatattaaaccaataaaaataaataatcaaccTATACTagaaacaaaaagtaaaacagATTTTATAGGATTAATCATATGTCTAAAAAGTACTATGCTATTAGCTGAAAAATTGTTTGCCGAAAAGTATATGACATTCTTATTAACATACAAAATGTCACAGGACCATGTAGAAACGTTTTTTGCTTCTATTCGACGATTTGGTGGATGCAACAATAATCCAACGGCACGACAATTTAAATCAGCATTAAAGAAACTGCATAcacatgttaatttaaatatagtatttaaTGCCAATTGCATACCCAAAGACGATacacttatattaaaattaaataatgaaacagACAATCAGAAAGACAGTGAGatagacaattttatttggGACATAAAACATGATTATAGTGTGCAATCAATGATAACATTGAGCGAATATCAGAAAGATATTTTAGCATATATTGCAGGTTTTATTGTCAAacaaacacaaaaaattataaaatgtaacttgTGCATTGAAAGTTTAACACAATCTGCACCATCGTCTCTGctgcaaaaaagaaaacaatttggtaaattatttaatgcatCAGACGATGTGATCAAAATTTGCAAACTAGCAGAACATATTTTTAGAACTaacgaaaatatattaacttctaaaaacgttatacaaaaactaattttgtttacaataAGAGAATTACCtgtaaatgatttatttactGAAGTAGAACacacttttaatcaaattccaTTGATGGATCACAGAAATCAATTAATTCGAATtctgctaaaaaaattttttgttcttcgTCTTCGCCACTATGCAGcttccaaaaataataaaatcaatcgaATACgaacaaaatttacaaagttaattctatttaaaaatcaataacttataagtaattttatttttattaaagttatttaatttataatttatattaatatttataatttataaaagttatattaatgtataaaaataattaataatttataagtagatagatgtaaacaaattataaacatgttaaaaacattacaaagttttggatataaaaaatattgtttacttCTTTGCGTTTTTCTTAATCGTAGTATCTATCACTCCTTAATCTTCTTCATTCACTTTCATTCCCACTACTTTTCTATTCTACGAATCAACGAAGGCTTTATTCCCCCAACATGTGTTGTTAGACAGAGAGGTGACTACCATAAACAGAAGCTCACTCTTTCTAAAGTTTGACCATGCACAACAAAGGAAATCTAGAACACGCGAGGTCTAGATATCCTACGTCTATGATTCGACTACGAACGCGCACTTCTCATCGGATCTACGAGACTtttcttataagaaattattaaccgTACGATTTACAGAtactagaacacaacattgcgcgcgcttcgcgcgcgccacttagcatttttatattgaacattgcacttttttttcttctgtaatattactctcacacactttatcatatttaatgcccttctctatctcacgctccttctccccctctctaaattatt
Above is a window of Monomorium pharaonis isolate MP-MQ-018 chromosome 10, ASM1337386v2, whole genome shotgun sequence DNA encoding:
- the LOC114254198 gene encoding uncharacterized protein LOC114254198; translation: MVNICCVCKAEHSPESNIILHCLPKDPNIRQQWLKILKKDDIKYLYVCNKHFKSEDYRKLCDRSILKKGAIPQLHLEILNTSIQSSENNLINFEDPIAEVDCYTIKIINDNQNVASVSIVETATTKCLLGTTDKWNV